The nucleotide sequence tgaccctgtacttggtctgtatgatgagagagcacttacagaactacacacagatgccagtgggtatgggactgGTGCTGTTCaggtgcagatttcggatggaaaagagaaggttatagcctattcttgtaggacacttacaaaacccaagagaaactactcaactacagaaagagaatgtcttgctgtgatctgggccatgtgcaaatttcgacagtatctctatgaaaggccattcattcacagttgttacagaccatcactcactttgttggttgacaggttcTAAGGATTCAACAGGACGCCTCGCCgggtgggcactatgtcttcaagagtacgACATTATGTGagtatacaaaagtggaagaaaacaccaagatgctaactgtctctcaagaaaccctgtgcaagaccatcaagactttgatgaagatagtgaccatctcgctgcactccaggatctctctgctgagcaggaggaggacgccaagatatctcaaattatgcttgccttaaatcagtcagaggatgttAAAGGACAATTTacggtagttaatggattactttgcaagaaaaactttgatccatttggaaagaggtggctaccagtaatTCCTAAACACacgcacttagatgttctacagaaattccatgacacacctgaggctagacatttaggatttattaagatatACAATAGGATCTGCaaaagatttttctggccaggtttatttaggagtgttcgtcactatgtgttgcactgtcaagagtgccagaggagagcggcagttcctcagaaaccacctggccgacgcataccgattccaaaacgcctttccagcttgttgggattgacctcctcggacgatttccaatgtctgctactggcaatagatggattattgtttgcactgattatctgacacgctatgccattataaAAGCCACGAAAACAGCCAATgcatttgaggtagccaaattcatcgtagaagacattgtattaaaacacagtgccccaaggtcACTAATTatggattgagggaaagtttttccaattgaatcttgtgacagagataaacagtCGGTGAAACATTACTCATCCCATGACAACTgtctaccatccacaaactaatgggcttactgaacaccttaataagaccttggccgacatgctatcaatgttcatcaatgttgagcagagcaattgggatgaggtgctaccttttgtgacatttgcctacaacaccgccaatcaagacaccacaggatttacaccattttttcTTGATGCATGGGCATGAGGTGACTACAATGATGGACActttgtttccgttacatcctcatGACATGGATGACAgctacattggccaggtgttaaccagagctgaggaagctcagcagttagctcaactccgcacgctgcaggctcaagaaaacgatcgccaaaggtatgacgtgagccactgttctgttgtctaccagcctggtgacctcaccTGGATCTTCACTcccgttcggaaggttggtctctctgagaagctcctaaggcactactttggaccttgTAAAACAGCTGTCTGATGTTACttttgaagttgaagatttcgaccaccgacacaagatgacgaaagatcagagatacggtccaggtccttcgaatgaagccctataaggatcctgcaacccagggtaaattcgaagctccagtgacaaGCAACAAGAGGAAAGGTACCGAAGAACGTAGCGGAAacggaagttctaagaagatcaccgccaagaCGAACCTCAGCCATCGGGAGTCAGAGTATCCAGGACCGATGACTCATTCCCAGACTAGGACGACCTAACtctgagacgctgttctcttaaggaggaagCAATGTCTCACAAGAAGCCAAGTAGCGCAGTCGCTGTAGTGTAGTGGTtgtgatactagattgttgcatggagggtcgagagttcaaaactcacctgaactgaaacattttaatttctattttcggCTCAAGTACATGCTAGAAGtacccacaaatggcaagaatcattgtactggaatgttctgtagctgtatatataccgtatttgTTCTGGCCGGATGAAGTTCGCTCCGCACTCATGTATGTGCGCAAgttctgaataaaccttcgttacgtGGAgtcagtgtttgtcattcatctacttacaccttcctatATGTGACAATATAGTTGTGGCAACTTTGTTTTGTGCCTATTTCTGTTGCCCCAATTAGATTAACATTGTTGTGATGTTAGATTAACATTATCTGCACACTGCTGATCACTGTATAGCATAGAATACATAACATCATAATAATTCATTACTATATGCTTGCGAAACGGAATTGCAGAAAATGACCATCTCTGCAAGCCACTGTCACATTACACTTGCAGTTTTTGAAAATGAGACAGAAGAAGTAGTGGAGACCTATACAACTACAATGCTTAATAATACTGAACACTATCCACCCCATTAGGCTATAGCCTTAAGAATTGGGCCTCCTTGTACATATTACTATTTTTACATAAACTAAGGGAAAAGCAACTACTCACTATATTAGACTGATGTGCAGTGCCCAGAAGGGCTTAACAGAAAACAGGACTTACACTAGTTTTCGAGCTCTTGAACTTTTTCTTTTGAAGATATGCATATTCATACACACAACAACAAAGACACCCAAACACACACTTCCACATTtttaagtaaacaaaacaaataattaagttacacgtatacacacattaaaaatgcaGTAATATCATTTCTTAATTTCATTTGCTGTCTCATTACAACATATATAGATTTGAAAATTCAACactcttcaaaaaaaaaatataatttaaattatgaTTCAAACAGTGATACTTCATAGAGGCAAGAAACTGAACATTcccgggagattaaaactgtgtgccagacctttCAATTCAAGATTTCTGACTTCTGAATGGCAAATATTTATTACAGTGTCctggtcgggcacatagttttcaGCTACCACAAAGGTTCATATTGGCACAAACTTCAAGTTAGAATGATAGATTCATTTGTATTAATATGTTTTGAACTCTGACAACAATGAAGAAGAACATTGCAAGCAGGTTTACCTTAACAGGAGCGgaagtgtctaattgtttacacagCCAAAGTTGACAAGGTGGTAATTTACTCAGCATTTCCTTTATCTTGTCAGTCTCTCCTACTCTGTGATGTTGATAGAACCTCCAGAGTAGAGCACCAACCTCATCAGGTGAGTTATCCTCacacactgtttgaaataatgaatcCATGACTTCTGATAGCACATCAGCCATTTCTTCACAACTGATATCATCTGAAACATACACACTGCattttacagagagagagagagagagagagagagagagtgcaatgCCAACTTAGgaggaaaaaattatttccttacaaTTTTATAACTTTAGATGTAATTGGCAGTCAAAGAGAACAATTAATAAAGAAAAGCTTCACTTCCAGTAAATAAATCCAACCAGTTTAGGAACAACAAGCAAGGAAAATAATAATGAGAATCACCTAAAGTTATTACATAACAATATTTTCTGTAACCAGTGCTGCACAGTTTGTGTGTACTTAACCTTCAAATGGTATGGTGCACATCAGATCTGACCCCAACACTTCAGTTTCCCTCTACACTGCTCTACCATCTTGGTGCAAACAGCCCAGCCACTCAGGAACCCTACTAGCCCGTCGTGTGATGGCAATTGGAGTATCCAACCCAGCCGTACCACTAATTTTACTACAAACCTTTTTTGTAGTTTTGATATGAAAATGGCTTGGAAACAACTGTTACACACACCTAAGGCCATTTTAGTTGAGTTATATCACTGGGAGGATCCTTCGTACCAAGAGGATGGTGACCCAGACCTGGAAGAGTCCATCTCAAGAGTCTCAAAAGGGAAGTCTTAGGAACAGTGATATAGAAGAAGACTTCTTCACTGTGATGATGTGGGTCAGGGCACAAGAGTGAAGAAGGAAACGAAGATAGAAATTTTGGGTTAAGAATGGACGAGCAAACAATCTGGACTGACAAGCCTTTATATACAAAATATTCATGGAAACTCTTAGTCAAATGTGATTAGTCACCAGCCTGGACCTGAAGGGAAGGCACAATGGATTACATTATTTTCAGATTTTATGATTGATAAAATGATAGAAAAcaatgttcatcataataataacaaaacaGAACACCCAAAGCTCAAATATAGTGACCCCATCAATTCATTTTTACATTCAACAAACGTAACTGAGATAAAGGCTTTCATTGGTTTCTTGTTCATGAGTGGTGTCTTGAAAGAGTCTGACTTATGCTGAAATGATATTTTTTCCAAGGTGTATGGAGCACCAATTTTCTCTCACAGAAAAGATTTACATTCCTTCTATAAAATTTGAAATTCGATGATAAAAGTACTAGGGACTCCAGAACGGCTAACAACAAATTTGCTGCATTTCAGGAAATATGGGACCCTTTCATACGTCATTGTTTGCAATCTTAGAATCATCAGTGTATTTGATGATGGATGAAACATTACTCAGTTTCCGTGGTTGATGTCCCTTCAGAATGTTTATACCATCAACACCTGATAAGTATGGTtctaaaataatttcattgtgtgacaCCAGAACGTTCTATTGCATTTCAAACATTACATGTATTGAAAAAGAACAAACAATAAGGATGAGTCATCCATACCAACTCAGTATGTTCTAAGACTTGCTGACTCAGTGACAGGGAGCAATCTAAAGTCAACAACCGATAACTGGTTCACTTCGCATAAGTTGGCAGAGAAACTGACTAAGAGAAAGCTTACATTAGTTGGTTGGTATACTACATAAAAATAAGCAAGATATACCACTATCCAAATTATCAACGGCCCCAACTGGGACTGTAAAGTTTGTCTATCACAAGTAGTTAGTTTCTTCCATCtttaaaaagaacaaaaaagaagTTATCCTTATGTCAACAATGCACAAAAGTGGAACAATAAGTGATGACTCAACCAAGCCAAATGTTCCTGAATTCTATAATCTAACAAAAGCTGGAGTGGACATGTTGGGCAAACTTTGCAAAGACAAAACTATCAAACGGAAAACTCTAAGACAGCCAAGGAGATACTGCTTCAGAAAGTAATATGAATGAAGATTCATTCCCAGTTTGTGCATGGCCATGTATCTAGAAAACCTCATGTTGGGTTTGACCAAACCCGTGATGTATAAAAACAGGAATTGTGTTTCACTTTGTGTAGGTGCTTTGATGATTATATGTTATGCCTACAAAAAGGATTTCTCTCATGTAATACACTATCAGTAAATTTTATTATTCAATTACATTACATACTGTGTACCTATATCCACAATGAGTGAGGTGGAGcactgcttagcacactggactcgcatccagaaggatggtggttcaaatacgcatccagtcatcctgatttaggtttcccgtgatttccccaaatcacttcaggcaaatgctggttcctttgaatggacaaggccaatttcctttcccatccttctctaattcgaCACTTGTGCTCCATTCCTAAAGACCTCATTGTTGTCAGGACATTAAACTCTCACCACCTCCTCTCCTATATCCACACACACCTCATCAAAGATATATTGGGTTGGATCCGACCCAACCATTCCGTCTATTTCATCTCCAACCACTGTACCATTTGAGCATTCCAAAATGGCCTCACAAAGCCATCAACAGCTGCTGTAACGTGTTTATTTACACTTTACATAATGCGAGTTTTAGCCATGTGGCCGCCTCCAACTTACAGATACCATTACACCAGGCTGAAGTACAGGTTGTGTAATTAACACCAAGGCACCTCCCTTTAATCTGATGTAATGGTATCTGCCACTTGAAGTGGGTCACCTGACTGAAGCTGGTTATTTGCAAATAAACATTACAGCTCCTAGTGACTTTGTGATTCCACTCCTTAAACTTGCTACATTAACGTCTACAAAATTTCAGAGCTGATTTACAGCAGAATAACCTAATACAGAAGTAGACTGAATGCACTGCTTTATGAATAGAATATACCTCTCAGTAATCACATTTCCTTCCCAATAACAAGGTTTACAAAATCATTCATTCTTCATGTTCAAAAGATTCACCAAGTGAAGCAACAACAGAGCAAATAACATTATGCTACTGCTTCGTGAATTATATCCAACAACTGTTGTGTGTGTAGTTTTGCAATTTAAGGACTAGCTAATTCGACAAGGTGGCTAATTAGGTTTGTTTTCAGTCTTTTTATTTTACCGTTGTTTTCAATTGCTCACTTCAAATTAGAGTGAAGAAAATTTACAGGTGTCTAATTTCTATATGGTTCTGTTTAGATGAGGAGGTAGGGGGCAAAATTCAACTCTTACCAACTCATCAATGGTGTAGGCAGAGTTGGTCACAAGTATAGAATGGTGAGTGAAATTCTGCAAAATAAGACAGTACCCAAGTCTTCATATGAACCTAATAGTCAAAAAGATATTACTCAGAGCAAGAACAGTGGAGGCTGTGTGTCCCACAGAAAGCATACTTTTGATAAGTATATACACAGTCACGGGGCAACTATGACACCAGAATAAACACCAAAATAGATATTAATAAATTATACGAtcatcttttttattattatgataTTGTACACTTACCGTTGGCAACAAAGGTTTCTATTACATAGTCCACCAAACTTTGTGCGGTTTCACGTGTCCCCATTCCATGCTCAACGGCAAGCTGTAAATAAAAACTTACGTCAAAGTAAAGCTAAATTAAGAAGCATTTAACGTTTCTTAAAGCGTCTTTCAGCCTGACAGCTGCAGTATGTTTCATGTAAGAAGCTAGCTTCACTATCACCCCTGCAATTAACAACAGCAACGGATTTGTAATGGTATAGCAGAATCTTGTCAGTGATTCAAAAAAGTAGACAACAGTTACCTTACCATTGCGTGGTTTTAGTGCAACTAGAAATAACACGGAATTATTTAGAAATAAAGAGAAACTAATTTTTTAACTACCTGCAATGCAGTCCAGTTATTTAACACGCTTGTCACTGCACTCCTAAAGATATCTGACTCCATATCTTCCACACTTCAATCCCCTATTTACAAACATAAACACAGACACACCATCACAACATCCTCGCAGCTGGACTCAGGACTGCATGGAAAATACGGCGTACGGGTAGAAGACTTGAAGATATTCCAACAACGTTTTGTAATGCAAAGATaaaccatttaaaaaacaaaatacgtACGAAAGTCGCGACTCCACAGGCAACGAAGCATCTGCATTTAGTATTTACAATGGAATTTTGGGAAGTCTTAGTAATttctaaatgtcttctattgtatgttctatgtcattcggctgaagagcagagcatatgctgctgccagtccgccccgatgtggaattgaaatacaataaagaaaaacaaaaaaaaaaaagtcttaataGTATGTAGTCCATCATCCATAACCACCACACCCCTAGGCAACTAGCCTGTGGACACACCGTACTTGATCACTGTAGTGTCAGTGCATGTCAGCCACAATAGTCAAAAGCCACTTACTGCCGTCAAACAGCGTTTGCAAGGGTAACAGAAACTTTCGGGCCATAGCTTTCAAAAATGCGTCAGCTGaagtgattcatgaggttgttattGTAGCTGTGCTGAGTTTAGACTAAGAGCTTGTTGTTTCTAGGGTCTTACAGACTCatcatataaggcacactgtaaacctttgttttctgagcaaaaaattatgacagtagtAAACGTATATAAACATATATATTATGTCTTAATCTATACGAAAAAGAAGCTACCTGAAGCTAAACGCAGAGAAAATATACATTGCTGCAACACCAGGACGAATAGATGTATTTATACCCCATTCCACAGACTCTCAAAATCACGGAACAGTTATGAACTAatggggcacaaattatttaataaacttccTCTAGCTATGCAAGATTTACCAGAGCAACCATTCAAACAAGCACTGTATGACTGATTAGCTGCCCACCCATTCTACGACATAAAGGATTTCATCAATTTTAATATTATACTGTAATAACAAACCGATTACTCTTTTGCAACAGGAATTATATTGTGACTTTGTAGGATTtcatcaattgtaatattacaTTGTAATAACAAACCCATTGTTCTATTGCAACATGAACTATATTGTATTATATATATGATTTTGTCTATTGCCTTAATGGCCTAACAACAATCAAATTATTCTATTAAtcggaagattggtttgatgtagttctccacaTTGGTATCTCCTGTACAACCCTCGTTCATTCGTGCACGATTACACAGACAAATATCCTACGCCCATTtgtacttgcttactgtattcaaaccttggtctTGCTCTACATTTATTATCCCCCATACTTCACTCGGCCAAACTGACTGTGATGCATCAATATGTTTCATATCAATTGATACCTTCTTTCAGGCAATGTTGTACAATAGATTCCTTTTTCCCCAATTCAGTTCAGAAAATACTCAAAAGTTATTCGATCTACGCATGTAATCTTTAGCAGTTTATTGAAGTGCCACAATTCAAACCTATTCTCATCTGTTTAAATTGTGTGTCACAGGTGTACACATTCCACTTCTGTATAAGACTGCACGCTAAACAAATACAGCATGGGGCAatgaaaaaagacttcctaacttttAAATGTGTAGGTATtcaatgttaaaaattttctttttttgagaaATTCTTTTCTTTCAGTTGTCATTCTTCTTTATTTCCTCtgccagcagttattttgctctccaaacagcTCATCTACAactattagtgtctcatttcttactttaattccttcagcatcacctttttaatttttaattcttttatttatatttatttttgtgtggaGTCATCAGATGATGACTT is from Schistocerca cancellata isolate TAMUIC-IGC-003103 chromosome 6, iqSchCanc2.1, whole genome shotgun sequence and encodes:
- the LOC126191452 gene encoding uncharacterized protein LOC126191452 translates to MESDIFRSAVTSVLNNWTALQLAVEHGMGTRETAQSLVDYVIETFVANDDISCEEMADVLSEVMDSLFQTVCEDNSPDEVGALLWRFYQHHRVGETDKIKEMLSKLPPCQLWLCKQLDTSAPVKMRNLQPLPETMDAEESEWTEVKSRRSKRTLNSAADEIDHSASHVGDVIGVSGDQEEMCT